The following coding sequences are from one Homalodisca vitripennis isolate AUS2020 chromosome 7, UT_GWSS_2.1, whole genome shotgun sequence window:
- the LOC124366027 gene encoding uncharacterized protein LOC124366027 — MRTSAFLFLLCSVVGTWAVPVADAGALSLAEADPGAIANPDPEPEAAPAPVSDASAWPYLGARLSASRFPDDGGDGSNGSKEGGSGSGSSGGMDGLMELLKICFDLMLSPLMKLLASVGISL, encoded by the exons GTAGGGACGTGGGCAGTGCCGGTTGCAGACGCCGGCGCCCTGTCCTTGGCCGAAGCTGATCCAGGAGCTATAGCCAATCCAGACCCAGAGCCAGAAGCTGCTCCTGCGCCCGTTTCTGACGCAAGCGCGTGGCCTTACCTCGGTGCACGACTCTCTGCGTCACGTTTCCCAGATGATGGAGGCGATGGCAGTAATGGTAGTAAAGAAGGTGGTAGTGGGAGTGGTAGTAGTGGTGGAATGGACGGATTAATG gagttgttaaaaatttgtttcgatcTCATGTTATCGCCACTTATGAAACTGCTTGCCTCTGTCGGCATTTCTCTTTAG
- the LOC124366798 gene encoding uncharacterized protein LOC124366798 — MDDDEDDEEETQQEDTNSCARVKESSDKNCILPLKARKNMSITTLFLLLFYVTRTWGLPSLDADVQPDLGSILEIVPKKQSGPVTVPESLSSSWPYSIPLPAPLPFPEGKNSVDPTRNLEFQSSTSSVSKFSNLCKNAWKKIVNACQKFILL, encoded by the exons ATGGACGATGATGAGGATGATGAGGAAGAAACACAACAAGAA GACACAAATAGTTGCGCACGTGTGAAAGAAAGTTCTGATAAGAACTGCATTCTGCCACTCAAGGCCAGGAAAAACATGAGTATAACCACCTTATTTTTGCTCCTCTTCTATGTT ACACGCACATGGGGACTGCCGAGTTTAGATGCAGATGTGCAGCCAGATTTGGGGAGTATCCTGGAAATAGTGCCCAAAAAGCAGTCAGGGCCGGTTACAGTTCCAGAGTCCTTGTCATCCTCTTGGCCTTACTCTATACCACTGCCCGCCCCACTACCCTTTCCAGAGGGAAAAAACTCAGTTGATCCTACTAGAAATTTAGAGTTCCAGTCTAGTACGTCTTCTGTA AGcaagttttcaaatttatgtaaaaatgcaTGGAAGAAGATAGTCAACGCCTGCCAAAAATTCATACTACTTTGA